From a region of the Butyrivibrio sp. AE3004 genome:
- the mtnA gene encoding S-methyl-5-thioribose-1-phosphate isomerase, protein MKTILDYETVALRDDLDAVEIIDQTLLPGKIETILLKTGEEIWNAIYLLQVRGAPAIGVTAGFGLYILMKHTQAETYADFMRELKEKSDYLNSSRPTAVNLSWALGRMRNHVRECAEAVEVGYETNITKPLVTQQVIDIENRINDVEVIPKADSGKMKTIRDILILSMKNESERIKSEDIDVCRRIGENGLTLIKNGYGLLTHCNAGQLATCKYGTATAPMYLAHEKGYKIKVYCDETRPLLQGARLTAFELHSAGIDTTLLCDNMSASLMKSGLIDAIFVGCDRVAANGDAANKIGTSVVATVAKRYNIPFYVCAPKSTIDINTEIGAEIKIEQRKPEEVTEMWYKERMAPEGVKVYNPAFDVTDNELITAIITEHGVLRPPYNESIAKLFK, encoded by the coding sequence ATGAAAACAATTCTTGATTACGAAACTGTAGCTCTGCGAGATGATCTTGATGCTGTAGAAATAATCGACCAGACACTTCTTCCCGGTAAAATTGAAACTATACTGCTAAAAACAGGAGAAGAAATCTGGAATGCGATTTATCTGCTTCAGGTACGTGGCGCACCTGCTATTGGTGTGACTGCCGGCTTTGGGCTATATATTCTTATGAAACATACGCAGGCTGAAACCTATGCTGATTTCATGAGAGAACTTAAGGAAAAGAGTGATTATCTTAACTCATCCAGACCTACTGCTGTAAATCTTTCATGGGCGCTTGGCAGAATGAGAAATCATGTAAGAGAATGTGCTGAAGCAGTAGAAGTAGGATATGAAACCAATATAACAAAACCACTGGTTACTCAGCAGGTTATAGATATTGAGAATAGGATAAATGATGTTGAGGTAATTCCGAAAGCAGATTCGGGTAAAATGAAGACAATCAGAGATATACTGATTCTCAGCATGAAAAACGAATCAGAACGCATTAAAAGTGAAGATATAGATGTATGCAGACGTATTGGTGAAAATGGTCTTACACTCATAAAAAATGGTTATGGTCTGCTAACACACTGCAATGCAGGCCAGCTTGCTACATGCAAATATGGGACAGCTACCGCCCCTATGTACCTTGCTCATGAAAAGGGTTATAAAATAAAGGTATATTGTGATGAGACAAGACCGCTTTTACAGGGGGCAAGACTTACTGCGTTTGAACTTCATTCGGCGGGAATAGATACCACACTTTTATGTGATAATATGTCAGCATCACTTATGAAAAGCGGACTCATTGATGCAATTTTTGTCGGCTGTGACAGAGTTGCTGCTAACGGAGATGCTGCAAATAAGATCGGAACCAGTGTTGTAGCTACGGTTGCAAAACGATACAATATTCCGTTTTACGTCTGTGCACCAAAATCAACAATCGATATAAATACCGAGATTGGCGCTGAAATAAAAATCGAACAGAGAAAGCCGGAAGAGGTTACAGAAATGTGGTATAAGGAGCGCATGGCACCTGAAGGTGTTAAGGTATATAATCCCGCATTTGATGTTACTGATAATGAACTTATTACAGCTATCATTACCGAGCATGGTGTTTTGAGGCCGCCTTATAATGAAAGCATTGCAAAACTATTTAAATAA